The genomic interval aatctaactAAAATATGCTAAGCAAACATAACctcaaccataaccataacaataaaAGAAGCATAAAAAATGACCATGTCAGTAACAACTCTGTTGACATAAGTATCAGTAGGAGCCTCAGAAGTGGTATGAAGTGTTATAGTGTTTTCTGGAACTTTCCTGTCTTGGTCACGTATGTGTTTGCTATAGATGAGCTGGTGCACTTGGGCAGTGACAGTGAGAGCAATGATCCAGGCCAGCCCTGTATCCAAATCACAGATGAGTGCCTCCCAATTGAGACCCACAGCGTCTCACTTGGAGTCCTGTCAGCCATGCCAAGTTACACCATCAGTAAGTAACAGACGCCTCCGTTTCTAGAAGCAAGATCATGTTCTCACttcattccatccaactttttaTCAATATCTCTTGCCAGGAAATGAAAGGTCAGGGTTTCACCCCCACACTGACAGCCAGCACTGTGAGACAATGGCTCATACTTATGTGTGACACTATCTCAGTAGTGACATTTATAATTATTGTATCTCTGTCACCACTTAGACCGTAGTAATTTACATTTACTCCTATCCTATCTCTGTCACTATGCAAAAGAAACCGCAACCACTAACTGAATAGCAATAACCATCCCTCTGACCAAAATGTCAACTCATCTTCCTCCCATATGTTGCCGCTGTTGAGCCAAAAGGTTGAGGATTGAGGATTCTCTGCATATCACTTCAAGGAGACCCAGTAGCTGGACAAATGTGAAAACAAACAGGCTTCACTCAAGTTCTACAGCAATCTGAGCATATATTTCCCTGAGGTCCTCTCAGcacactctttgtgtgtgtgtgtgtgtgtgtgttgcagcaagGCGAAAGGCAGAGCTGAAGAGCCTGAAGACCATGTCCAGAAAGAAGGGTGTGTGTAGGATTCGAAATATGCCCCTGAGTGTGGACAAAAAGAGATGTCTGCGGTACACCAGAAATCCCTGCTTATATAAACGGACTCATATGCCTCTGTTCACATTCCTCCAATTGGACGcttttgaattgaatgtcatgtCAGCAGTTGACGATACGAGTGGTGAATGTTGAAATCTTTCTATTGTACTCTCCCAtctcctccccccacccctcctatGCAGAAGAGAAATGCGTCTGGATGCAGAGGACCCTTCCACTAACACAGCCTTTCAGTGCGGTTGCCATCAATTTGCTCTAAGGGTGGTGGGTTTGTCAGACAAATTCACATTAATACACAAATACCTGGATGGACACATGCACTAATGTCTTTGGACTTATTTGAATACtttatgtgaatgtgaatactttcacacaggcacagaaacacacacacacacacacacatataaacacacacgtgACTGGACAAAGGTGATTTTTTAAATGTGTATTTCATACCTATAGGGAAGACTGCGTATGCACTTGTCCACCCTGTTCAGTGTTAAGCCATGGAGGGGCTCGCTGAAGCAGGTCGGCGCTCGCTTTGGCACGGTGGTCCTGTCCTATTTCCTCTTCCTGCGGACCCTTCTGCTCTACAATGTCGTCATGTCCCTCCTTGTGGGCATTTTTGTGGCGCTGCCACAAGCCATACTGAACCCAGATCAGCCTCAAGCCCAAGACCCGACATTCAGTGGCCTGGAGCTTCTCACTGGGGAGGTGAGTAGTGGTGGGAACTCCTCTTCCATTCCTCAGATGAGGGCCATCGGAACATTATGTCCCACAGAGCTTCATAATATGTTGCTCTGTGGCCATTAGTGCTATTTTGTCTGGGCCTTCTTTAATAATTGTAGTAAACATGGTGTTGTGGTAACATTCATTTTACTCACTCATATTTTAGTATGGTTTTCATTTTCCATTTTAGTGATATGCCAGCAAAATACTTATACTGAGTCAAATCATGTTGACTTGGAATCTACACCACAAATATTTATTAAACGACTGTGTGGCATGTATGATCACAAATTGAaggggtgagagagaatgtCTAGCTTTTGTGGTagctctctttttttgtctctctctctctctctctctctctcgctcatgtGTCCTCTGTTTCTCcacatctttctttttcatttcacCTTTTTCGGGTTGCTCTAAATTCTTTCTCTCTACATGCTATTCTGTGGCTGCTATTCTCTCTCAGGGATACTTCACCAACTCACTGTTGTACTATGGCTACTACACCAACAGCAGCCTGAGGGTGGCCTGTTTCCAGTCGGACTGTGGGCAGGCAGTAAAGTTGGGCTACAGCATCCCCCTGGCCtacatcctcatcatcatcatctctttCTTCGTCACCTGTGTTATGCTTGTATACAGGTGCAATCAAAGCCGTTGTCTCTCTCAttaactgtacatacacaccgccgccgacttgagcttccaaagagtcaggaagtcattcattttcaatggaagccaGCTTCTTTCAGCTGCCAGAAGCAGCAAATCCGTCGGCGTCGCGTTTTGGCCGTCTTGAGCATCAAGCAGAAAGTTGAAAGTCAgtcaactttatggtaatgagctatgaTGCGGTTCAGTGACCAACGACCAGCAACCAATCGAATAGATAGAACATGATCGAATGTAAAATGCTGTCACGTCAGAGCGGCCAAAGCGTCCAAAGCTTCCCTGGACTTTTTTGACAAGCGTCCTTGACAGGGCGACCAGAGCTactttggaagctcaagtcggcggcggtgtgtacgtacagttaaCATGGGTCTAGCCCGATGGTTTTTACTGTATGTAGGGTGGACAGGTCATCTCTGAAAATTCAGAGCATTCTTGGACTTACATCAAGTAATGCAAGTAATGTATTCAGTCATGGGAACATCTCTCACCTCCAGAGATGCAAGTGAAATAGAATGGGCTGAGAGGGAAGGAGATACAAATCATATCTAAAATGCATCTATCTTAAACATAATCTGAAGCAGAAGTTAGTAGAAATGACattaacacataaacacatatattTCCTTTTGCCACTTGTAGTCTTAATTAACTGTGTTTAATATACTCACtgctagtgatggggacgagaccgcctatgccgagtccgagtcaagaccgagtctattggttttcaaatacagtcgagtccgagtcaagaccgagtctttgaggaagcaagtccgagtcgagaccgagtcctttaggagtcgagaccgagtcgagaccaagaccataaaaaaatttcagttttaatattcataatttaatatcactccagttaataatcaacaattaggcctacagactaagctagattgggaattgttttgTGGAACAGTTTTAACGTcctaatatggactatgctgacctacagacactcaccggcatcagagccatagaaataaataaacggctctgatggcagtatctttgcattgcaccatgggatgtcatttttaaataatgccggtcaacattgcattttattattattgttgttatgtgttgtctgtttttttatatgaacataaaaaatgcgttggtctcgaggactcggtctgaaattacgagtccttctcctcccactgtggtccgagaccgagtcaagaccgagtctttgaaggaacaagtccgagtcgagtccgagaaagcagaaatcggtctcgagTCTGAGACCGGattcgagtactacatcactggcTGCAGCACTGAGTActggtaacctgactctcgccagatgaatttcgttccgcttagctccgcttagctccgcctagctccactcgcatccatctgggatcggttccattgagagtgatttcagcacaagATTCTCTGGGTAGGAGCTTGCGGTCGCGGGGGGCATTGTTAGTGTCATGGTGTCTGATATACTCTACTCCAGTGTGTGGAAGTCTCTTAACTTGCTGTCGGAAGGGGGACATTGATGTTAGTGTCATGGTCTTTGATATACTTATGGCTCCTCCAGTGTGTTGAAGTATCTTGGTAGGAGTCATTGATATTATTAGTGTCACTGTCATGGTCTTTGATATACTCCCTGCTCCTCCAGTGTTTCAAAGTCTCTGGGTAAGAGCTTGCTGTCTGAGGGGGGCTTGACGGCGTGTGTCTTCTGCTCCTGGGATTTCAAAGTCACCAAGAAATCATCCATCCTCCTGAAGCAAGCCAACATCAGCACCCAGCTAAAGGTGCCAGAACCATCTCTCCTGGACCTAATATAAGAGCTTATGATAACCTCTTATACAGCACAATATGAAgctgtaataatgataataactaTATGTGTGTTAAATAAAATGAacacgtgtttatgtgtgtgtgtgtgtgtgtgtgtgtgtgtgtcagtcttgaTTTCATTCAGGGAGTTTGCATTGGTTCccatatgaaaataaataatttttttAAGGTGGCATactacggagcccctaaggggacatgagcaaaaaaaaaatctaaagtttagtttcatgtgctcacgtttGCTCAAGTttcatgtgagcacatgaaagtttcgtgtgcgcacgcaaaaccttttcacatgaaactttcatgtgcgcacatgaaactttcacgtgagcacatgaaactttcagTCAATAAGAACTACAACCTTATTTTCCTGGAAGTCATCAGAATTATTGTTTTGAGTATCAAGTAAACAGTTTGAACTCATCAGAAATCTGTCAAAGTAGAGGGAATTTGCTGTTGGAGTTTCTCCCCAAAGAGCACAGGCCTTGTCTACTCAATGCGTTGTGTTCTCCCTGACAGGAACTGATATCTGACAGCGTGGcccagaggaggaaaagagatggGATTGTGTGCCAGTGGCTGCTGTGTGGACTAGTATGGACCATTTGTCTGGGCTGTACTGGGATCTGTGTCTTGGGCATCTACTTGTATATTAACTTCCTTCACCTGAAAAAGGTGAGACTCGTTGGGTGTGGCCCTGTGCTTAGTGGACCTTAGagtgcttaaaggagaattccgagGGTCAATGAATAATCTAGAATTCTCTCTAGAATTCTCCTTAGGCTGAATAGGGTGCTAATTCAAACTGTTACATCATATGGTTGAGCCTGCTAGGTAAACATAGCTTTGAGCTATTGAACTAAAATGAGACCCCTAGTGCAAGTGTAATCCAAATTGTAGTGAGATGCATGAATGACACTTTCAATCATTTGAATCATTATTCTCAACATCAGTTATGCACAGGTGGGCACAAACgcatcaaaaactattttgttcCAAACTACAAATTCTAGCTCATGaaatgtaataaaataaaatgcaaaacagtgACACTcattaaaatacaagtaattagtCATTTGAAAATCCAAAAATACCCACACGCTAATcttaagtctttttttatacTGAAAGGTCAAAACACCAGAGATTCTTCTTAGAGCATCAGTGACATACTCCACATGCAGAATAATAATGTGGGAAGACTGGTCTGCTGTAAAAGTCCATGAAGCAAAGGCACATTTTGAAAAGTAAGGTGGTAAATAAAAGCAAAAGCACAGAAGATATTATATGAAGAGCACTAGCTGCATTTCAAACAAATGTAACGTGTATGGCCTCTAATTTCCAGCTGTAATAGTAATTTACTATGggacaaacaaataataaaaaaaatgcatttcttAGTTAGATGCAAGTTAAAATCAATATTATATGGAGACCTTACACTAGTTATTTGAATCAGTACTGCAACAAATGTAGCATGATTGGCCTTTGTTGCCTTAATGCCATTTTCAAGAGGAGTTTCTTCTCCTGTGTTCAAAGCCCATTCACTGGGAGGGAGCCCGGTCTAGGGTGTCACATGATTTCCGTGCATCTAACCTGGATATTGCCATTGCCAACATCAGAAAATATGGCAAAATCTTTCACTATGGTgataagcatagcctattgtcatGGTTATAGGTATTAACTGATTGATGAAATTTGGGattatttgattatttattattatttgaaatactctaaatacaatccctcaaagtattttgttacaaactacgtcctgcaaaatacaaatgacaaaatatgtcCATATCTGTGCACAATTGAACAATGTTAAAAGCAGCCTTTACTTGCTCTGATTACTAACATGTATAGTATTAGAGCTGAAGTCCTGTACATCCTTACTTTTGAGCAAGTCAGGGTTATTGTCCTGAGCAGGCCTATATGTTAgcatttttgtattatttttttatgtcatCCACTTCCCTGCTAAACTACACTGTTGCATTTGTTTGTATAGCTGAATAGATTATATAGGCATAGTTTATTTTGGGCGGTTTCAAATTATTGCCCTACATTATCTCTTTGATTATATCTTTAATCTTGTCTTATATATTTCCTGCTTGCTAAACTTTGGTAAGATTAATTCCAATAAATTGCTTTGGGCTAGTTTAGGGCAGCGCAATAATGCTAATTATATGTTAATATGTTATAACGTAATAATATTATTGTAATGTAATAACGTGCTTCGGCAGAAGTTTTACTACATGCTATGGAAAATGGAAGGCACCGCATGCCCTCTCTGTGGATTGGCCAGTGGCGCATGCAGTTCTTTACGGGTGCATTGTCTGCCCCAGAGTCACTAAAGAGTTGCATGAAAGTGTTAGTCgtgagagttatctgtgtgtcaaAGTGCTGTGTGCCAACCCAGAGAGGAAACAGATTTGATCTGAACAGACAGAGTAATGTTGTGCAGCACTTGTACTGTTGCATCATGCCATGCATAAATGCTCAAGACAGAATAATTGTGTATGTTTCATTACAGATTGAGAATGTCTTAGGGCTGCCTTTTCTGGTGAGCACTGTAAATCTGCTGCTGCCAGGCCTTTTCAGAACCGTAGGCAGTATGGAATATTACCAGTCCCCCAGCACACGGGCATATGTGGCCATCTCAAGGTAAGCTCCAAGACAGCTCAAGGCTCAAGTCTCATGCTGCGCCTGAAAAAGCCATTATTACAAAATCCTATTACAAAGTCCTATCAGTATGTGGAGCTGGTTCCTATGAAAAATAGTAATAGTCTCTGAGCCCTATATATTTGAATGTAAAATACAGATTACTACTCATATTATCTgttagtgatgtagtactcgagtccggtcttggactcgagtccggtcttgagaccaatttctgctttctcggtctcgtctcggactcgttccttcaaagactcggtcttgactcggtctcggaccacagtgggaggagaaggactcgtaatttcagaccgagtcctcgagaccaacgcattttttatgttcatataaaaaaacagacaacacataacaacaataataataaaatgcaatgttgactggcattatttgaaaatgacatcccatggtgcaatgcaaagatactgccgtcagagccatttatttatctctatggctctgctgccggtgagtgtctgtaggtcagcatagtccatattaagacgttaagactgctcctctaaccaattcccaatctagattagtctgtaggcctaactgttgattattaactggggtgatattaaattatgaatattaaaactgacatttttttatggtcttggtctcgactcggtctcgactcctaaaggactcggtctcgactcggacttgcttcctcaaagactcggtcttgactcggactcgactgtatttgaaaaccaacagactcggtatcgacccttcaaagactcggtcttgactcggactcggcataggcggtctcgtccccatcactattaTCTGTTATGTCTGTTTTAGATTTCTGTGCGCGCTGCCAAAAGTTTGGAATTGCATAGAAAATGGCACATTTCCCAGGAAAACCCATATTTAGCCTTGAATTATGTATCAAAAATATATGGCTATGCCAATGTTAGAAATAATTATGTCTACTTAAAATAAAAAAGGTATTTTTATTTCAAGTATTTGCTTGCATCAAAGAATACTTCAATTGGTATTTGGAGCAATGCTTTAGTTCTCTGTCTTGCTGTAGGATGAAATAGGCACAAGTGTCCTTCACATTGTTTGGCATGGCAATAAGGGCCCTATCGTACACCCGGCGCAACGTGGTGCAAATTGCGACGCAAGGCTTATTCATATCTTACACCCAGTCAGTGACGAATTgttcgccatgcgctccacttttattaaccttgcgcccaggggtggtctgcgcatgatccaaaatcgctatcttacaccctctaaaaatcattacatcactgaccaagaaaaaacaGGTTTATAGTGAAAGGCGCAtgtaaagcacagctgaagacacactgtcacgagatgtaagcagcccttATGAAGCAATCCCAAACAActtctctgcaggataaatattcgtaggatttttattatttaattcgGACATTattgtgttgcttttttcaggctatgtattagattgtaaccccttgtcagtcaatagtgaaagtaaataactttgtagaactgttttgccATTGACTATGAGGTCACGGTGAAGTTAGTCTCACTTTACCTTTGAATTTAAAtaataggcgagtgcagaatgcatgtaaTCACAAACAGGTTTCAGTAAAGCAAGGTTCAGTGGAATCGTTGTGTTCCACACGGTCTtgcatgcaagcagattccttcaaatgcgccgctgactggCAAAATACCGATGTGcagtttgaagttgcgctgttAAAGGAAATGCCAAATGTCActgtcattggtttaaaggatgttatgcccaaaacacacccatgactgattaagaaacagaagagcaacccttttgaacaatgcacccgacgtttgataacaaaataaCCATGAATATGGACTGGACACACCGCTAAATTTATGTAAGCTTTTCACCACTGACCATGCGTTTCAGATCGCCAAGATAGGGCCCTAAATGGAGTTAGTCTACATGGATAATTATTCCTTTTAACTCGAGGGCTTTGCACTAATATTCCATTGGAAATATGTAATTTCCAGCTGTAATAGTAATTTACCATAGAAAAAAGTCTACATGGTTGTGGAAACTAAATGAAGAGATGCAATATTTTAATATAATGAATAAaactattaaaatgttttttgtgtCCTTCATGCATCTCACTGCAATTTGGATTGCACTTGCAATAGGGTTGCATTCAGTTCATAACAGTCGTTTATTACACATACCATATACATTTCGGAACAATTTCAGGTTCTTTGACTAGAAAGGTGTGATTTTCTTTTAAAATCAATCAGTTATTGTTTGTATCTTCTTAGTGATTCCAATCATCTGTATGACACATTTGTTTCTCATGAGGATGGGATCGGAAGACATGTGTTAGCAGAAAATAGCTATTATTCATCTTGGCTGTAATTCTAATTTGCGTTGAACTGATGACCCTGCTCCTCTTGTTCATATGAAGCCCTTATCTCCACCTGTCTCGTTCTCCTCAGAAATTTGCTGCTGAAGACAAGCATTCTCATATTGCTTTCCTTTCACTGGATGACAGACTCAGCGATAGGTTTCAGAAGTCATCAGGCAAGAATGCAACTGTGCACCTGTTACTGCACTAGTGTACATCATATGCCACAAATGCCGGTCCTTATTTGAGATCATTTCTTGGACCTCCTGGCACTCTTTCGCTGACAGGATTACGTATTGTATAGGCTACATACATGTTTAGTATGGACATAATTGTGTGGTGGCATAACGAGATGGTTCTGCTCTACTGGCAGTGACAGAAAtccaaggatacaaggaagtttattgtcacatgcatattgttactggatgtaagaaatgcagtgaaattatgtattATGTATCCATTGCTGTGTCATTTATGGCCAGTACGGAGAAGAAGCATTTTCATCTGATCTGTCACCTCTATGATCTCAGTGTTGGGAGACCTACGCTGGACAAGAGTTGTACCGGCATATGGTTGCAGACCTAATCATGACCCTGCTGTACACCATTTTGGGAGAGTTCTTCTGGAGGTAAGGCTTAGCAGCAAccaataacatagcctacaacaccctAGTGCAGGGgtgcaaactgcggcccgcaagcactttcatccggcccgccgagcatttcatttagtcatcaggctgctcgctatttttttcctgcgatagagacgacgttggttagctttactgcaaactgcttttcactctccttagataacgtttacaatgtcaatgtcaaaacatcatgttaaatagagataacatcatgttaaactaaattaactcttagttatctcctttgcagcagatctaacgtgaacattatgcaatccatttaattgggaacgcgtctgcactcacgagatggagagagagccgcaggttccagctggcttgtgattgttgaaaattgatatctccttcttataagaaagttttaaaaggaaatcatgaaggcaacagtagttcccactactgaccatttaaaaactgtgagagggcccagccgtaggtacagcactagccatagcggagcaggcagaagatcattgagaaataaacgtgaattaaagcgacagtgcacaatttatattttgttaaacagcataaaattagcagtatttttaaaacaaattagcagtattttaaaacaaatacttttcatactaactATAGCTAactactaaattataggctattttcaaattttcaaaacccaatgtggcccttgagccaaaaagtttgcccacccctgccctaGTGTAATAGCACACCTGAGAGTGATAGGACTCAAAGTTGTGCCATCTTTCTGCCAAGTTGTGCCAGCATTATACTGGGCTGAACAGAAGGGTATTTACTTTTATATAAAATTCAGAACTAATAGTTTAGATTTACTACATCTGAAATAtagctttttttcttttctggagAGATTGTGCTGCTCTTCAAAAAACCCTGAAGGGGCTGTCCTGTTTTAAGTCAGGCAACATACTTAGCCAGGTCTTAGTTTTcatgtttttattcttttaaaAACTCTTAGCAGTGTGCTTTGGATTGTTATTATGATGGAATATCCCCTGCCAAGCTTTTCGGGACCGGAAGTAATCTTGTCAACCAACAATTTCCCCAAGCATTCATGGTGCCATATCTAAATGTTATCTCCCCAACACCATtgtagcgaagggagagagcagttaCCCCACCCGGTCTTTAACCCAGGTCTCCGGAGCACTAAACGTGCAGCTTGATCGCAACGCCAAAGAGCCAGGCCCGTTGTTATGGCAGTCAGAGCACATAGTCAACTGTAGTGACGGTACTTTGTCACACTGCCTTTCCCTTCGGGAAGCTTGCCCATGCGCTTCACGCACACTGGCATCCATCGCGCAACCACCAGCCGTACTTCTCCTATCCCAGGGTGCCCCACACAAGTGCTTCACCCATCTCTGGGATCCCTCACACAGGGCTCAACCAATCCTAGGGGTCCCTCGGCTCACACACTGGGCAAGCTTCCAATGACCTCACGGCAagccatcccacttctgacaccatatgttgtgaagggagagagcagttaCTCCACCCGGTCTTGAACCCGGTTCTCTGGAGCACTAAACGTGCAGCTTGACCACAACACCAAAGAGCCAGGCCCgttggtatggcagtcagagcaCATACTCAACTGTAGTGACGGTACTCCGTCACAACCATCTACACTAATGCACATCATCACACCCCCACCTCCGTGCCTCAGTATTGGGACCATGCATTCTGTAACTGTAGTTGTTTTGTTCGCGACAACGTGCTGGACCCAATCAGAGCCATCTTGCTCTCATTTGACCAGTGAATGTGCTTTCACTTGTTCATCGGGCTTATTTTTATGCAGTGTAGCAATGTGTTGCAGCTTTTTGCCAAAAAGTAAGCAATTATGCAATAACGTTTATGCAATGTCCTTCACACTGAGCTATCATGGAAATGCTGATTCCCACTGATAACCCTTGTGGTCTGAAGCACTTGACCATCTGGTTTTCAGAGCTACAGATTCAAGGTAAGAGCCACTGCCTCTCTGACTGGTCTGACTGGTGACCACAATCAGAAAGTGATGATCTGACCCTCAGAAAACATACACCCAAATGTACCCTCTCAGCTAACAGGGATGACATGAGTAACCAAATATAGCTCAAAAGTATCCTTCTCTTTACATTTTCATGTAAAGCTCACTAACTGATGATAATAAAAAATCATTCAGAATGGAGCATGTCAGTGTGACATCTGTCTCTACCCACAGTCAGTGTGTGCTGGGGGTGAAGATGAGAGAGAAGCGGCCTGCATTTGACATCGCACGGAATGTTCTGGACCTCATCTATG from Alosa sapidissima isolate fAloSap1 chromosome 3, fAloSap1.pri, whole genome shotgun sequence carries:
- the LOC121705234 gene encoding transmembrane channel-like protein 6, with translation MEVVSPGYVEMIELDMDDADSDPDELVHLGSDSESNDPGQPCIQITDECLPIETHSVSLGVLSAMPSYTITRRKAELKSLKTMSRKKGVCRIRNMPLSVDKKRCLRREMRLDAEDPSTNTAFQCGCHQFALRVGRLRMHLSTLFSVKPWRGSLKQVGARFGTVVLSYFLFLRTLLLYNVVMSLLVGIFVALPQAILNPDQPQAQDPTFSGLELLTGEGYFTNSLLYYGYYTNSSLRVACFQSDCGQAVKLGYSIPLAYILIIIISFFVTCVMLVYSVSKSLGKSLLSEGGLTACVFCSWDFKVTKKSSILLKQANISTQLKELISDSVAQRRKRDGIVCQWLLCGLVWTICLGCTGICVLGIYLYINFLHLKKIENVLGLPFLVSTVNLLLPGLFRTVGSMEYYQSPSTRAYVAISRNLLLKTSILILLSFHWMTDSAIGFRSHQCWETYAGQELYRHMVADLIMTLLYTILGEFFWSQCVLGVKMREKRPAFDIARNVLDLIYGQTLAWAGVLFSPLLPAIQILKLLVLFYTKKASLLLNYRPSHQLWRTNQMNTILTTLLCFPAFTGAVVYVAYGIWMEKPDPICGPFRSLPTMFSLEKEWEELEEAHASLAWLSVVYTHLLRKPLYLNIISTFLMMVIYAYRQKNDGQKKLITLLKKQIRNEGEDKHFLISKLKEQEHQE